The genomic region CAGCTTCTGGGGGGAGTCGAAGCGGGGGTACTGCTCCAGCTTGAGGTGCTTGCGGTTGACCTCGCGCACGTCTCTGGCGGCGTGGACCTTCTCGAGGTAGGTGGCCAGGTGCTCGAGCTCGTAGTCGTTCTTGCCGTGGGTGTAGGGCACGATGGGGATGCCGTTCTCGGGCTGGAAGTAGTACGAGTAGACCGCGTTGTCCACCAGCACCAGCTCCGACAGGTCGCGGGGGATGATCCGCAGGTCCTTGATGTAGTACCCGTCCGAAAAATAGCAGCTCTCGCGGTACAGCCGGTGCCGGATGTACTCCTTGCGGGGGTCCAGCTGGTCGATCACCTTGTCCGCGTAGCACGCGAAGCTGGCCGTGAAGATCACCACTTCGAACAGGTCCGCCATCTTCCGCAGGAATTCTTTGGCGTGCGGGGCGGATGTTGATGCCCGCCTCCACCTGCTCCAGGTCGGGCATCGTGATCAGCAGTCTCGCGTCGTGCGGCTGCGAGAGGTTGTCGATGCAGTGGATTAGGGTCTCGTCGAGGTCGAGTACCAGGGTCTTGCGGCCTCTGTGCTCAGGCGCCCTGTCCAGCTTGAGCCTGCGGAGGCGGCCTCCTGGTCAGTCGGCTTGCGAATGCTCTTGAGGCGGGCCAGATGGAAGAGCGTCTGAGTGACGTGCTCCTTGGCCAGCTGCAGACTCTTGTCGCCCATCACCGCCTTGACGATCTCGCTGACGTAGTAGAGGTGAGGCTGGCGAGTGTTGTAAGGGTCGTCGGGGCTGCTGTTGTGGGCGGAGGGGGTGACCTGCGTGACCATCTTGTTCAGGCTGTTCTCCTTCTTGGGCTTGAAGTCCTCGTGCTCGCGTTCGGGCCGGTACTTGCTCTCAGGCTTCATCTTCTCCTTGGACAGGTCCGGCTTCTTGAGCAGCTGCTCGGACTCGCTTTTTTGAGAGTGCCCTTCGGACCTTGTTGGCGTCGATGCTCTTCTTGATGGTATATATCTTGTACTCCAGGAAGGCGAGCTTCTCGTGCAGGCGCTTGTACTAGCCGCTTTCCTCCTTGCTCTCCTTGGTGGCCGGCCTGGCCCCACCCCGCTTCTGCTCCTGCTTGCGCTTGACCAGCGCCTCCAGCTCGGACTTGCTACTGTGCACCAGCGGCTTCTGCTTGTTCTCCTCTCGCTCCGCGCGATAGACCTTTTCGTAGTCCAGCTTGGAGGAGGGCGGCCGGGCGGGCCGGTCCTCCTCGAGCCCCCACTTGCGGGGCTTGGGGCGGTCGGACTTGCCGATCGGCTTGCTGGCGGCAAAGAGGTTCTGGTACTTGGGCTGGAAATCGTCATAGTCCTCGTAGTGGATGCCCAGGGTCTTGGCGGACTGCGTGCCCTTGCCCGACAGCTTGCGGGCCTCGTACAGCTCGTCCCTCTGCATTCAAATTAATTATCGTCGATCTCACCTGAACCGGTGTCGTCGCAGATACTCGGCACTGATCTGCAGCCGGCTCGACCCCGACACCGCTGAAACTGTGGACTGCGACAGTCCTGCCAGCAGGGGCACTCTGCTCTCGTCCCGCGAGGACAGCAGCTGCCTCTTCAAGGCGTCGTTCTAGAGCTTGACTCTCTCCAGCTCTGCTCGGAGCAGGGCGATCTAGCACTCCAGGCTGGCTACTTTGTGGGAAGCGTGTTAGGGTGATCGATTGAGGGGGAGCATGGAGATCGGTGTGTGCGAGGTTGTGGGGCCAGGGGCATCAGGGGAAGGGGATCTTGACTATTTCCTAGACCTCGAATGTGACCTGGACTTGGAATGCTAATTTTGCTGTATGGACTGCCTGCGAGTAAGAGCCAGCAGCCTCTTAATCCTCGCAGAAACAGCCTGCCCTTCCTCCCGCAAGCTCATATTTCCTGACTGCATCCAGCCTAACCGTCCAATAATTTAACCCCTAATAAAAAAATCCCTTACAGAAATAtccaataataatgatgatgtatCTTGTGACGCTGCTGGGCGGTGCCTCGTGCCTCAACGCCGACCTCAACGACTGGTACTGGCAGTACCTGTCCGGCGAGCAGCCCATGCCAGCCTTCGTCCCGCATCTCGTGTACCTGCTGTACGAACCCGTGCACACCCCCGGGCATTCCATGTTCCGGTTCCAGATCTTCGAACAGACCCTGCACGAGATCATCGCCCATAACAAGCTGAAGCTGTCCTGGACCAAGGGGATCAACGACTTTACAGACCTCACCTGGGAGGAGTTTAGGGGGCTGAAGCTCATGGCCCCTCAGAATTGCTCAGCCACCGAGCACAACCTCAAGGTCAAGAGCAACCGGAAGCTGTCCGCCCCCTCTGATTTCGACTGGAGGAGCAAGGGCATGGTCAGCCCTGTCAAGAACCAGGGTGCCTGCGGCTCTTGCTGGACTTTCTCGACTGTTGGTGCCATTGAGTCTCACTGGAACATTCTCCGGAAGGGGCGAAATGACACTTTCGCTGAGCAGCAGTTGGTCGACTGCGCGCAGGCGTTTGACAACCACGGCTGCAACGGCGGGCTGCCCTCGCATGCCTTCGAGTACATCAAGTATGCACCCGGGCTGATGCGCAGCAGCGATTACCCCTACACCGCGAAGGATGGGCAGTGCCAGTTCAACAAGACCCTGGCTCGTGTGCAGATTCCCTACGGATCCTTCAACATCACCGCTGGCAACGAGATCGAGGCGGCCGAGCGGCTGTACAACGCGGGCCCCCGTGTCAGTGGCGTTCCAGGTGGTGCAGGGCTTCAAGGACTACAAGTCAGGGGTGTACACGAGCAGCACCTGCAAGAACGGCAATGGCGACGTCAACCACGCAGTGCTGGCCGTAGGCTACGGCAAGATGGACGGAAAGGACTTCTGGGCGATCAAGAACTCATGGGGCCAAACCTGGGGCGACAACGGATACTTCAAGATGGAACGCGGCAAGAACATGTGCGGAGTGGCCCAGTGCAACTCCTACCCCCTGATCGATGGCCGGCAGCTTGATGACCTCGAGGCCTCGCAATGACCCTCATTTGCTTATGAGAAAAATATTGGCCTGTTGCACCTCCTTCAAGGGCACGCTCACGAATGTTGAGGCCAATCGGGCCGTGCGAGACGCGTTGGAGGGCTGTATGGTCGATGTGCTGCCGCTTGCCGATGGCGGGGAAGGAACTTCCTAGACGATCCTCAGTGGCAGCTCAGGTTGGTCTATCATACAGTGCCCTACCTTCGACCCCCTACGCAGACCGATAACCGCCTCCTACCTGCTAAAAGGAGACCAGGCAGTCATAGAAATAGCCAAAGCAAACGGCCTGACCCTCCTAAAAAAGGAATAGCTGAACCCCACCCAGGCCGATACTTTTGGGACTGGAGTCTTGGTCATGCATGCGATCAGGGAGGCCAAGGCGAGGTCCGTCTATTTGACTTTAGGAGGGTCTGCGACGATGGACATGGGCATCGGGATGGCCATGGCTATGGGCTGCAAGTTCAGAGACGTGAAAGGAGAGGTTGTCGATAAAGTAGGCGATCTGCACTTGATCGATAGCGTTGAGTGTCCCGCCTACCCGGAATAAGTTTCACAGTCCTGACAGATGTAAGAAGTCCATTGCTAGGGCCTACaggggcttgccaaatgttcggGCCTCAAAAGGGTGCAGCTTTGGagtaaattcattttatttagcaaAAATTCGAGCAGTTTTGCTGTCTGCTTGAACATCGTTTCGGGGTGGGTATTAGAAGAAGAGAAGGGATGGGCGCAGCAGGGGGAGCGGCGGCTTTGCTTACTGCTGCTTACAAGGCTGACATAACCTCTGGTATTTAGTTTCTGGCCAACTGGACCGACCTCGAATAAAGGATTAAAAAGGCAGATCTCGTGATTACCGGGGAAGGCAGGTTTGACAGTCAGACCCTCCAAGGCAAGGTAATCTCCAAAGTAGTCGAGCTATCCCTCAAGCACAAAAAGCGACTGTACATTTTCTGCGGGGACTATGACCCGATCGAATTGGACAGCCTGATCTAACTCGTAACATTACCCCCCAGAGAAACCGCCTACCAGTCACTCAAACAGGCCGTGATTGACAAACTGGCATGACTGTTTTCGCACTCAAAGCCATCTTTTAATCGCCATGGCATAGCAGAGGCCTAGGGCCGGGCCGAGCAGCACGCATGAGTTGTGCCCTCCGCCCGGTAGGGGGCTGCCATATTCTGTACAGCTCAAAGGATTAGTAGCACAGTCCCAAGAATAAGGATTTCTTGCAGCCCCAGAAGGCCAGGCTCGTTAGCATCGCCAAAACAGGTGTCTCTCCGAACGAGTAGTCAGTGCGGTCCCACACCACGACCTCTGGCTTAGGCGCCAGCCTGGCCACCCCAACCCCGCACCCGATACAGCCCGCCCCCGCCAGTCCGTTGAGCAGCAACCCCCTGACACGCTGCTTTTCGGGTAGTCTCTTCAAATTGAAGCAGACGAGCGCCACCGCAGGCAGGTAGTACTTTAGATGCCCGTTGAAGTTGAGCCAGCTGGTGGCAACGCTCCAGGGGTGCGTGGGCAGGTTGCGGAGGCGGTCTGAAGGGAGGTCCCGGATTAGCATGGTGTTGTTGGCGTAGGGGCGGTAAGGTAGCTTTTAGTCCGCCCATGCGATGAAAAGGATGAAGCCCGTGTAGAAGGCGATCACGAGAAGTGCGGGCTTGGGGTTTGGAACTGGTTTTGCCTAAGCTTTGAGGAGAAGGGCGATGAACTTGGGATCGTTGATTTTTGTGATCCCAGGGTGATACGAAGGCGGTAACAGCTTGCCCTCCTCTGGCCCTCCTCTGGCGGCTTGTAGACCAGATCCTTGCGAGTGGCCTCTGCAAACTTTTTGTTGTAGAGGGCTGCCTTGACGCGGATGAGAAGACGgtgcataaataaatatatgctTGTAAAGATAGAGTGCTGCAGGGATTGCCATCTGCATGCCTGGCACTTGCCCCACGACCAGAAACCATACGACCTAGCTGTCACCCGGCTGACTCAGCTGCTCACCCTCCACGGGTTTGAATACCAGTTGGCCAGATACTGTCGGCCGGCCTCCTTCGAGGTGACTTTTTCCGATGCCAAAATCTTCTCTAAACTTAGGACTAATAAGTGGCCCAATTTTGATAGGCTGATAGAAAAATTGATAGAAATGCGGGATTCCGCAGGCAAACAGGATTAGAGGGGCATACACACTCCTGCTAAGGGGCAGTCCAAAAGGCTCGAAAGCCACAGCAGGACCACCGTCTCCTCCTCCAAACCGCGAAAGCGCAAGAGCCTCTACTCCCGCCTCTTCCACCCAAACACAAAGCTACTAGACCAAACCGTCCAAAACCTGATCGCCCGTGAAATCTATTACTGACCCCACAATCACACACATCCATCTGAGATCACCCCAGCCGAtaattcttcttcttgttcttcttgcGGCCGTATTCGATCTCGGGGTCCAGAGGCTTTTTCTTTTAGATGAACATGCTTTGGTCGAATTCGCTggctggaggggggtggggttgggggatgGCTAGGGCTGGGGATGGGAGGTTGgcttttggggttggggttaggctTAGAGTTTTGGGAAATCTTCGTCTGTGAAGATGGTTTTGGGAATGCCTCCGCTGGGAGGCTGGATCTTCGGCCTGGGGGGAGTGGCCTGCAGGTTATAATACCCCTCACAGATGGTCGCCGGGGCCTCCACCTTGATAAAattctgttttttcttcttcttggccttGCCAGTAAACTCAACCTCCTTGTGGCCCTCTTAATGCTGGAAAGGCTATCCCTCCAACTGAGGGAACTATTCAGCTTCAAAGACATGCCTTTTGGATTGCTTCGGTAAGTCGGGGGGCTTTCTTGTGCCCCCTCCGAATAGAGGGATGTCGGCAGGCCtgtcctcctcctttttcttgACTTTAGGCCGGCCGCCCTCAATGTTGATATCCTCGATGCTCGGGAAATATTCATCGTCAAGCTTGCAGTCAGCCTCAGGCTTGCTGAAAGCAGACTGCTCCCTGCCAAGCTGCAGGCTCTTTTCAGGGACATTTTCGATCTTGAGCAGAGCCTTGTTTCGGGATAGGAAGGCGGCCAGGAAATTGGCATTCCGGTCATCCTTTTCCGCCATGAACTGCACCTTCTGGAACAGAGCCAATACGCACATCCGCACGTAGACGTAGAGAATGGCCAGATGCTTGAGCGGCAGGCCTTAGCAAAACACCAAAACAGGGCAGAATCATAGTCCTCCTTGAGCAGACGGGTCCACTCCTTGATCGAGATGCCCAACTTGAACAGCCACCTGAACTTGGTCATCTCCTTGGTAGGCAGGTGCGAGACGATATGACTGATCTGCATGATCTTCTCCCGCTCTACCGCAAACTCCTCATCCGAAAAGGCCTTCCCGAAGTTGATCCTCACCCGCTCGAAGTAACCCTTAAGGGAGATCTTCCTGCTCTCGATTTTGTGCTTGATAACGGTTTCGGTGTCCCGCAGTAGTTCGTTGAGGAACTGCCCGTGGGTCTCATGGGAGATGAGGGTGACTGGCTTGCTGCGCTCTAGCTTTTTGAGTTCTTAGAGGTAGGCCTGGTCCAGCTGCCGTTTTTCTTCATCGTCGTGCCACGTCCGGATCAGGATTGGCAGGACGTAGAGGAACTCACGAATGGAGTTAAACTTCCTCTAGAGAAGGCGGACGAACTTCGCCACGTTTTTGATGGTCGGGTAATTCTTCAGAAAATCCTGGACTCGATTCGCCGTGTCATCGCCGAACCCTTCCCGCAAGATTCTGTAGAGGTCGTTGTTCTTGAGAGGGGTCATGGCCAGTGGTATAAATATCTACAGCTCCTCTAAACGAGGCGCACGGGGCTACTCCTTCGGAATGCTCCGGATCCTGTCAATAAGCTAGATCGTGCTAAGCTTGACCGTCGCCTGCGCGGCCTGCAAAAAATCCCGGAAATCTATTTTTTCGTCTTGGTGGTCAACCTGTTTGTCGAGCTGCTCATAGACATTATTCCGCATCGACAAGAACTGCTCCCGGAAGTCCACGCCCTCTTTATCCCTCAGCCGGAACTCCTCAAAGACCTTGTTGAAACCCAGCAGGGAGTCAAGGTTCTTCGCGCGGGCCCGGCCACCCTCATGCGCGAGCTGGTGGTGCTGGGCCAGTTCCTCTTTAGTGACAAAGGCCTTGTAGCCCTCCTGTCGGCAGATCGCGTCGGGGCAGAGAAAATGGCTGGCCTCGAAATGCTTCTCCAAAGAGCGATAGCTGGCGTAATGGAAGGTCCGGTACCCCTCCGGACACAGATCGCAGCGCAGGTGCTCCAGCTTCAAGTGCTGCTGGATATGCTCCTCGTCGTAGAAGTTCTTGCGGCAGAACCTGCAGTAGGGGTGGTAGAGTTACAGTCCGTTCTCCAGGAACTCTCCGACATGCAGGTGCTCGTGCAGTTCCGCCTCGGTAAACAGTTTCTGCTAGCGGAGGGTTAGGGTGCTGTAGTCGTAGCAGATCTCACAGAAAAACCGACGGTGCGCCTACATCATGTGCCTTCGGAGTCTTCCGAAATTCTCGAAGTTGTGCTTTCGGTCCCTGCAGCCCTCCTGCGAGCACCGGAACTGCTATTCTGCCAGCACCTTCTCTCTCGTGCGCTCAGAGTCGAAGTAGAAGTACCGTCGGAAGTGTGTTCCGACAGCCCGCTTCCAGTCGACCTGCTGATAATCCTTCGAGAGGGAGGCGAACAGCACCCTGGCGGACGAGGCCTTGCAGATGGGACAGAACAGGTCGTTGGCCTGTTTGTCAAGCTTGAGCGCGCACAGGTGGCAGAGGGGGCCGTGGTTGCACTCGAGGACGGCAAAGAACTCGATGTCGTTGCAGCAGACCACACAATCTTGCTCCATCAATTAATTCAACTCAGTCCCAGGTGCCCCCGCAGCTGCTGGATGCGGTCGCGCAGCCGGTCGTTCTCGCGCCGGCGGGTCTGGATCCGCAGCTGTAGCTTGTTCAGCTCGACCTTGCCGCGCTGCTGGCTTTCGATCGAGCTGCTGGCCCGTCTCAGGATCTGTTACTCGACTTGGCTGATCTGCCGGGTGACGTCCCGCAGGTCGTGCTCCAGTTTGTCCTTCAGCCTCTGCTCGTGCGCCCGGTAGGCGTTGCGCTTGGCCGCCAGCTCGACCACATAGTACCGGTGCGCCTCCTCCATCTACTCCACCTCGCGCAGCACCTGCTCCTTGTGGCGGGTGACATCCTCCAGGTATCCCAGCACCTTCTCAAAGGGGGCGAGGCGGACCTTCGGCGTCGGAGGGTAACCCTGACCGCCTGGGTTTCCTCCATGATTATTTAAGAGGCAAGATAGGAATAagtttatttgatttcaaatgATCGGCTCGTAGGCGTTCACGACCCCTCGCAAGAAGGAGGGGGAGCTGCTGAGGCCCACTCCGGCTGGGCTGACCGGGTCTGCGGACGGCGCTTTCGACAAATTAGCAGATTATACAGGCTGCCCCGAGGCGGCGACCGAGCTGCCGTCCAGTTGCAACTGCCGGAAGAGCCAGTGCCTCAAACTCTACTGCAAGTGCTTTTCGACAGGCCAGCTCTGTGGCCCGGCGTGCCACTGCCTGGGCTGCTACAACTGCAAGGAGACAGCAGACGCCCCCCGGCGCATCACCGCCATCGAAGAGACGCTCAAGCGAGACAAGGATTGCTTCAATAAGCGGATCAACCGCAGCGAGGCTGCCGAGGGCTGCAACTGTCGGAAATCGTCCTGCGTCAAGAACTACTGCGAGTGCTTCGGCAGTGGCCGGAAATGCGGGCCTGCTTGCAACTGCGATAATTGCAAGAACCCCTGGCCTGAATATTACACCCAGCCGCGCAGGAGTGATCCGCTGGGACTCACGCCAGAGTTGAAGCTTGACCCCGAGCTGAAGCCCAGGGCGGCCTAGCTGCCGCTAAAGCGCAGCCTGCTCCCGGAACTGGAGGAGTGCCAGTCCCCCCCGCGCAAGCGCATTTGACCCCCTCTTTCCATATTAATTTCATGGACGACAACCAAAACCAGGAGGAGTTGCTGTACACGTCGGACGAGGTGGAGCGGCTGATCCTCGAGAGCATCGAGCAGGTGCTGGTGGGCAAGTCCTACAGCGAGGCGGACGTGCCCAAGTGGATCAACGCCCTCTGCGAGGACATCATGAAAAAGCTCATCGAAAGCCAAAAGCCCTACAAGTACATGATCAACTGCCTCATCCAGCAGAAGACGGGACAGGGGCTGATCGCGGCCAGCTCGTCCTTCTGGGACAGCGCCAGCGACCTGGGGGTGACCGTCATGTGGCCCAAGGACAAGCAGATCAAAGGCGACCAGACCAAAGCCTCCATCCAGTGCATGGTCACCGTCTACACCCTCTCCCTCATCTGAGatcatccatccgtccagcCCATCTCCTTGAGGCCTGTCACGATCGCTGCGCAGACCCGCCCCACGTGCAGCCCCTGGAACCCTACCGACCCTCTGATCTCCTCGAAGAAGCTGCCGCTCATCCCGTTCAGCCGGTAGCCCCCCGAATGCGCGTAGGGCTGGCCTGTCCGCGCGTAGGCCCGGAGCGTGGTTTCGTCCAGTGGGAAGAATTTCAGTTCGTCGACAGTCGTGAAAGCGTAGAGCTTGGTCCCCACGTAGACCCGGTGGGCTGTAATGCCCTCGTGCCAGCGGCCAGCCAGTTTCCCCATCATCTCGACGCAGTGGTCCTCATCCCTAGGCTTTTCGAGGATCTTGCCGTCCACGGCGGCAATAGTGTCTGCCACGACCAGCACCTCGATCTCGCGCCCGCTGTCTTTCAGCTGCTTGAGTATGTCGGCCGCCTTGCCCTCGCAGGTGGCCTCGCAGTACAGCTTGGGAGAGGCGAAGGACTCCTTGGCCAGGTCCTCGGGGAAGTTGCTGACCAGGGTGGTGAAGGGCACTTCAAGGGTCTACATGAGCTGCTTTCGGGAGGCGGAGGACGAGCCCAGGATGATGGGGTGCTTTTCAAGGACCTTCAGATACGGCAGCAGCATGATCGAATTATAATCCTGAAGCTCATTTCTTCTTGCGGGCCCTTCGCCTGAGATTTTCCAGCACCTGCCGCCTCAGGGGGTTGtcctcgtcatcctcctcctcctcttattTGTACACCTCCTTGATCTTCTACAGTGATGAGGACGGGCCTTAGAAGGGTGGCCGCCATCCCTGCGACGACGAGTTGTAAAAGGAGGCGGGTTATTATTCCGTTTTTCGGTTGGCCCTGAACTCCGACCCATACGAGGACCGTGAGGCTGCCAGAGAAGGCTGGCAGTCAATACCCTCCTCGCTTTCACTGAAGTCTGCTCGGTCGTATCTCTCCTTCCTCGAGAAATCGATGGCCGGGGGGTCGCTATGGGTCTTTGAGACGGGCTGGCTGCTGGAGGACGACAGCCTCGAGTTGTGAGCACGTGCCTGCTCCTTAGGCGGTAGTAGTTTACGACCTTGACTGGAATGTTTGCTTTCAAGGGACGGTCGTTCTCGAATCGGCTAGAATGTAAACTCCTCAACCACAGTCATCCCGCACTTCTTCTCCTGGCTGGCCGACCCCCTCCTCAGCTACTTGATCGGATACTTCCTTTAAAGGCGGTCCGCCCTCTCCAGCATTTTGAGAGGCTCACGGAGCTAAGCGTCCTAAGGGATGATGCGATCAGAAGGATCGAACCTCTGCTGCTCTGGCTGCGGAGAAGGCATGCTGCTATTTTAGAGCAGGCTGTTCATCTTCTGCTCTGAGAGGTTGAGCATCGGCTTGTCGCCGTCCAGCCGATCAACTCCCCGATGCGCTCGATGTTGCCGTTCAGCTACTGGTGGATCAGCCGGTTACAGAAAATCCGGGGCAGCTTTAGTTCGTACTTCTGGCGGCGGGATTCCGTGTTCTTGAGGCTGAAGAGGATGGCCTCTTCCTAGAGGT from Hippocampus zosterae strain Florida unplaced genomic scaffold, ASM2543408v3 HiC_scaffold_336, whole genome shotgun sequence harbors:
- the LOC127594963 gene encoding LOW QUALITY PROTEIN: uncharacterized protein LOC127594963 (The sequence of the model RefSeq protein was modified relative to this genomic sequence to represent the inferred CDS: deleted 1 base in 1 codon), which gives rise to MYLVTLLGGASCLNADLNDWYWQYLSGEQPMPAFVPHLVYLLYEPVHTPGHSMFRFQIFEQTLHEIIAHNKLKLSWTKGINDFTDLTWEEFRGLKLMAPQNCSATEHNLKVKSNRKLSAPSDFDWRSKGMVSPVKNQGACGSCWTFSTVGAIESHWNILRKGRNDTFAEQQLVDCAQAFDNHGCNGGLPSHAFEYIKYAPGLMRSSDYPYTAKDGQCQFNKTLARVQIPYGSFNITAGNEIEAAERLYNAAPVSVAFQVVQGFKDYKSGVYTSSTCKNGNGDVNHAVLAVGYGKMDGKDFWAIKNSWGQTWGDNGYFKMERGKNMCGVAQCNSYPLIDGRQLDDLEASQ
- the LOC127594964 gene encoding dynein light chain Tctex-type 1-like, which produces MDDNQNQEELLYTSDEVERLILESIEQVLVGKSYSEADVPKWINALCEDIMKKLIESQKPYKYMINCLIQQKTGQGLIAASSSFWDSASDLGVTVMWPKDKQIKGDQTKASIQCMVTVYTLSLI
- the LOC127594965 gene encoding dTTP/UTP pyrophosphatase-like, which gives rise to MLLPYLKVLEKHPIILGSSSASRKQLINFPEDLAKESFASPKLYCEATCEGKAADILKQLKDSGREIEVLVVADTIAAVDGKILEKPRDEDHCVEMMGKLAGRWHEGITAHRVYVGTKLYAFTTVDELKFFPLDETTLRAYARTGQPYAHSGGYRLNGMSGSFFEEIRGSVGFQGLHVGRVCAAIVTGLKEMGWTDG